The following are encoded together in the Cynocephalus volans isolate mCynVol1 chromosome 4, mCynVol1.pri, whole genome shotgun sequence genome:
- the LOC134375611 gene encoding NADH-cytochrome b5 reductase 2 isoform X1, which translates to MLGVSLRDPSLLLTISVIGVTLLLLALKSMNSRRRRLITLQDPEATYPLPLIEKEHITHNTRRFRFGLPSPDHVLGLPVGNYVQLLARIGDEMVVRAYTPVSSDDDQGFVDLIIKIYFKNVNPHYPQGGKMTQYLENMKIGDTILFRGPIGRLFYHGPGNLGVRPDKTSEPEKKLVDHLGMIAGGTGITPMLQLIRHITKDPSDRTRMSLIFANQTEEDILLRKELEETARTHPDQFILWYTLDRPPVGWKYSSGYVTADMIKEHLPPPGKSTLILVCGPPPLIQSAACPNLEKLGYTNDMIFIY; encoded by the exons ATGTTGGGCGTCTCCCTCCGG GACCCGTCCCTGCTCCTCACCATCAGTGTCATTGGTGTCACACTGCTCCTGTTGGCCCTGAAGAGCATGAACTCCAGAAGGAGACGCCTTATCACCTTACAGGACCCTGAAGCCACGTACCCACTGCCCTTGATTGAGAAAGAG caCATCACCCACAACACCCGGAGGTTCCGCTTTGGACTGCCCTCGCCGGATCACGTCTTAGGGCTTCCTGTAG GTAACTATGTCCAACTCCTGGCCAGAATTGGTGATGAGATGGTGGTCAGGGCTTACACGCCCGTCTCCAGTGATGATGACCAAGGCTTTGTGGACTTAATTATAAAG ATCTACTTCAAAAATGTAAACCCCCATTATCCACAAGGGGGGAAGATGACTCAGTACTTGGAGAACATGAAAATTGGGGACACCATTCTTTTTCGAGGGCCAATTGGGCGCCTGTTCTACCATGGGCCAG GGAATCTTGGAGTCAGACCAGACAAAACGAGCGAGCCTGAAAAAAAGCTGGTCGATCACCTGGGAATGATTGCTGGGGGCACAG GCATTACGCCCATGCTGCAGCTCATTCGCCACATCACCAAGGACCCCAGTGACAGGACCAGGATGTCCCTCATCTTTGCCAACCAG ACAGAGGAGGATATCTTGTTGAGAAAGGAGCTTGAAGAGACTGCTAGGACTCACCCAGACCAGTTCATCCTGTGGTACACCCTGGACAGACCTCCTGTTG GCTGGAAATACAGCTCAGGCTATGTTACTGCTGACATGATCAAGGAGCATCTCCCTCCTCCTGGGAAGTCCACGCTCATCCTGGTGTGTGGCCCCCCACCCCTGATCCAGTCAGCTGCTTGCCCGAATCTGGAGAAGCTGGGTTATACCAACGACATGATTTTCATCTACTAA
- the LOC134375611 gene encoding NADH-cytochrome b5 reductase 2 isoform X3, with amino-acid sequence MLGVSLRDPSLLLTISVIGVTLLLLALKSMNSRRRRLITLQDPEATYPLPLIEKEHITHNTRRFRFGLPSPDHVLGLPVGNYVQLLARIGDEMVVRAYTPVSSDDDQGFVDLIIKIYFKNVNPHYPQGGKMTQYLENMKIGDTILFRGPIGRLFYHGPGNLGVRPDKTSEPEKKLVDHLGMIAGGTGITPMLQLIRHITKDPSDRTRMSLIFANQRRISC; translated from the exons ATGTTGGGCGTCTCCCTCCGG GACCCGTCCCTGCTCCTCACCATCAGTGTCATTGGTGTCACACTGCTCCTGTTGGCCCTGAAGAGCATGAACTCCAGAAGGAGACGCCTTATCACCTTACAGGACCCTGAAGCCACGTACCCACTGCCCTTGATTGAGAAAGAG caCATCACCCACAACACCCGGAGGTTCCGCTTTGGACTGCCCTCGCCGGATCACGTCTTAGGGCTTCCTGTAG GTAACTATGTCCAACTCCTGGCCAGAATTGGTGATGAGATGGTGGTCAGGGCTTACACGCCCGTCTCCAGTGATGATGACCAAGGCTTTGTGGACTTAATTATAAAG ATCTACTTCAAAAATGTAAACCCCCATTATCCACAAGGGGGGAAGATGACTCAGTACTTGGAGAACATGAAAATTGGGGACACCATTCTTTTTCGAGGGCCAATTGGGCGCCTGTTCTACCATGGGCCAG GGAATCTTGGAGTCAGACCAGACAAAACGAGCGAGCCTGAAAAAAAGCTGGTCGATCACCTGGGAATGATTGCTGGGGGCACAG GCATTACGCCCATGCTGCAGCTCATTCGCCACATCACCAAGGACCCCAGTGACAGGACCAGGATGTCCCTCATCTTTGCCAACCAG AGGAGGATATCTTGTTGA
- the LOC134375611 gene encoding NADH-cytochrome b5 reductase 2 isoform X2 codes for MNSRRRRLITLQDPEATYPLPLIEKEHITHNTRRFRFGLPSPDHVLGLPVGNYVQLLARIGDEMVVRAYTPVSSDDDQGFVDLIIKIYFKNVNPHYPQGGKMTQYLENMKIGDTILFRGPIGRLFYHGPGNLGVRPDKTSEPEKKLVDHLGMIAGGTGITPMLQLIRHITKDPSDRTRMSLIFANQTEEDILLRKELEETARTHPDQFILWYTLDRPPVGWKYSSGYVTADMIKEHLPPPGKSTLILVCGPPPLIQSAACPNLEKLGYTNDMIFIY; via the exons ATGAACTCCAGAAGGAGACGCCTTATCACCTTACAGGACCCTGAAGCCACGTACCCACTGCCCTTGATTGAGAAAGAG caCATCACCCACAACACCCGGAGGTTCCGCTTTGGACTGCCCTCGCCGGATCACGTCTTAGGGCTTCCTGTAG GTAACTATGTCCAACTCCTGGCCAGAATTGGTGATGAGATGGTGGTCAGGGCTTACACGCCCGTCTCCAGTGATGATGACCAAGGCTTTGTGGACTTAATTATAAAG ATCTACTTCAAAAATGTAAACCCCCATTATCCACAAGGGGGGAAGATGACTCAGTACTTGGAGAACATGAAAATTGGGGACACCATTCTTTTTCGAGGGCCAATTGGGCGCCTGTTCTACCATGGGCCAG GGAATCTTGGAGTCAGACCAGACAAAACGAGCGAGCCTGAAAAAAAGCTGGTCGATCACCTGGGAATGATTGCTGGGGGCACAG GCATTACGCCCATGCTGCAGCTCATTCGCCACATCACCAAGGACCCCAGTGACAGGACCAGGATGTCCCTCATCTTTGCCAACCAG ACAGAGGAGGATATCTTGTTGAGAAAGGAGCTTGAAGAGACTGCTAGGACTCACCCAGACCAGTTCATCCTGTGGTACACCCTGGACAGACCTCCTGTTG GCTGGAAATACAGCTCAGGCTATGTTACTGCTGACATGATCAAGGAGCATCTCCCTCCTCCTGGGAAGTCCACGCTCATCCTGGTGTGTGGCCCCCCACCCCTGATCCAGTCAGCTGCTTGCCCGAATCTGGAGAAGCTGGGTTATACCAACGACATGATTTTCATCTACTAA